In the Polyodon spathula isolate WHYD16114869_AA unplaced genomic scaffold, ASM1765450v1 scaffolds_1695, whole genome shotgun sequence genome, aaaaatgcacaataatagaatccacaaaagcaaaattccacccccccccccccccccccccctaaaagaTCAAAAGACAACCACCCACCCACTAAAGATCaaaagacaacccccccccccccccccccccccccccccccccccccccccccacactgcAAAGTGGCATCCGTTATTTCGCGCCCTGCAACCCTCGCCCGATTTCTGTGCAGAGCTCAGTCCTGGCAACGGCACAGTCTCTCAGTGCAGCTTTACTGTGCGGGTCTTCTAGAGCTGGCCGCCTTCGCGGGGCAAGTCGGCCGCGTGAATAACTCTCTGCCGTATCCTCGGGCTTTGCCTCGGACCGAACCCTTTCCCGCTGTCCTCGGAGAGACGCAGAGCCTCTCGATCGTGAACCGTCTGGTGCCTCCTGAAGTATTGCAAGCCGCTGAAGCTCCTCCCACAGTCGTCGCAGACGTAGGGATCCTCGCCCCTGTGATTCTGCAGGTGTTTCTTCAGGCTCTCGTTGCGGCTGTAGCTCTTGCTGCACTGGGGGCAGTGGTAGGGGGTCTCTCCGGTGTGGGTTCGGTGGTGCACCTTCAGGTTCTGCAGCTCGTTGAACCCGCGGCCGCACTCCCGGCAGCGGTAGGGGTTCTCCCccgtgtgaatgcgctggtgccTCCTCAGGCTCTCCGGTCGGCTGAAGCGCTTGCCGCAGTCCCCGCACTGGTGAGGGGTCTCTCCCTTGTGAATGACCTGGTAGTGTCTTCTCAGGTGACCCGGCTGGCTGAAGCTCTTCCCGCAGTCGGCGCACTGGTGGGGGggtttcgttttttttgttttccgcTTCGATTTGGACGCCCGCCCGCGTCgcccaggaggaggaggaggaggaggaggaggaggaggaggcggctTGTCTTTTCCTTCCCCGTGTCTCGATTTCTTTGGAAGTCtttcttgatttgtttttctcGTCGGTCTCTCAATCCTTTGATTCACGTCCGCTGTGGAAATCACgacacaaatttttttttttttaaaaataataatacaaagaggtgcaacttcaaatgacattttctttgtctttttttttctatgagtattttctttttctataaaaGGGGCTCTCTTTGCAGTTACTAGAATCCGGTGTGATTTCAGATGAAGGTGCTTTAACTACTCAGGacctgctcttcagttctagctgcctgGCATAAACACACGTCACCTACCTGactaacaaatacaaatgtacatatgCAAAATACCTGCACAGTCGtctgcatgcacacagacacgcacacgctGGGGATTAGCGTTGTAAACCAAACCCCGGCGTGGACATCGACCGTGCAAATTCTAACAAGGATAAATTCCACTGATCGTTATcgagttaaaatgcttaaaaataatactcacagtaacagtttaaagcaACAATAAGTCCTCTTTTTCATACAgcatagtataaaaaaaaaaacaaattcaaacaaattctgATGTTTGACAAATGCATTCAATTTTAATATTCCTGCCGTCACTCGCCTTCGCCGCGTTTTCTGTGAAATCTGAcacatttccagtgtaaacaGAACGGTAaatttagaataataataataatctctcatttttgttttagtttgctgTTGGTTAGGATTTCTGAATTCCATGGCCGTGCTTCTGCTATCTAAAGCAGCGGTCCCTTCCAGCGTGCCGCGGCCGCACAGATGCAGTTCACTTTCTATCAAAgctttacatgactttgcatagccacttagatttgcatgatcttccagggcttgaatttcacgTGTGCGCGCTGGGGGGCTttcccccctatgctgcagccaatggaGGGGTTACAAAATTGTAGGGAGGGATGGCAAAAAAAGCACTTTTGCATCTAAAAAACTA is a window encoding:
- the LOC121310043 gene encoding zinc finger protein 239-like, giving the protein MSFEVAPLCIIIFKKKKICVVISTADVNQRIERPTRKTNQERLPKKSRHGEGKDKPPPPPPPPPPPPPGRRGRASKSKRKTKKTKPPHQCADCGKSFSQPGHLRRHYQVIHKGETPHQCGDCGKRFSRPESLRRHQRIHTGENPYRCRECGRGFNELQNLKVHHRTHTGETPYHCPQCSKSYSRNESLKKHLQNHRGEDPYVCDDCGRSFSGLQYFRRHQTVHDREALRLSEDSGKGFGPRQSPRIRQRVIHAADLPREGGQL